One Streptococcus sp. S1 DNA window includes the following coding sequences:
- a CDS encoding nucleoside phosphorylase, translating into MIHKHEIPILEFDDNPQAVIMPTHEGLDLHLPEKCVYAFLEDEIDRFAEAVGAKEVASFVSATKTYPVYVMEYKGEEICLAQAPVGSAPAAQFMDWLIGYGVKKIISAGSCGVLVDIEENAFLIPTKALRDEGASYHYVAPSRYIEVDGRALTAIETVLKQASIPYQELMTWSTDGFYRETHDKVAYRIEEGCSVVEMECASLAAVAQLRGAVWGLLLFTADSLADLENYDQRDWGSEAFEKALELCLEMVHHL; encoded by the coding sequence ATGATCCATAAACATGAAATACCCATTTTAGAGTTTGATGACAATCCACAGGCAGTCATTATGCCGACCCATGAGGGGTTAGACCTGCACCTACCTGAAAAATGTGTTTATGCTTTCTTGGAAGATGAGATTGATCGCTTTGCGGAAGCTGTTGGAGCCAAAGAAGTAGCTAGCTTTGTCTCAGCTACCAAGACCTATCCGGTCTATGTTATGGAGTACAAAGGAGAGGAGATCTGCTTGGCCCAAGCGCCAGTTGGATCTGCCCCTGCTGCCCAATTTATGGATTGGTTGATTGGCTATGGGGTGAAGAAGATCATATCGGCCGGTAGCTGCGGGGTCTTGGTGGATATAGAAGAAAATGCCTTTTTAATCCCGACCAAGGCCTTACGAGATGAGGGAGCCAGTTACCATTATGTCGCTCCTTCGCGTTATATAGAGGTGGACGGCCGCGCACTGACTGCTATTGAAACAGTTCTCAAACAAGCGTCCATTCCTTATCAAGAGCTCATGACCTGGTCGACGGACGGATTTTATAGAGAAACGCATGATAAGGTGGCCTATCGCATCGAAGAAGGGTGTAGTGTGGTGGAGATGGAGTGTGCCTCTCTTGCTGCAGTGGCCCAACTTCGTGGGGCGGTTTGGGGCTTGCTCCTATTTACCGCAGATTCTCTAGCAGATCTAGAAAATTATGACCAGCGTGACTGGGGGTCAGAAGCTTTTGAGAAGGCCTTAGAATTATGCCTAGAGATGGTTCATCACTTGTAG
- a CDS encoding vWA domain-containing protein codes for MKKYTISRKQTLTLASIVLGTVFTGTTIASADDVAPSTTQAAPAATTTAKSPITTATEEINTKANTPVVPADKAKTGDVIAVDVKKTGPSAKTDGADTTTTSTATIKTTSLADQDTPVGTPKPVSSTKTATSTKETADYTETTTETVNKTTVVEVTKEADVVNKKEVQATSDIVFVIDKSTSMDSHINDTMKNVETFVRNLSAKNIQARLGLVAFERSDRIQYFDFNGSKFTTDPESFISALKTIKTYGGYENTTVPLRHIATSEDYNWGTGTNNHRFAFVITDEPIDMNTPYKNSLPSKEETLQSLKAANISLTVVGRTVDQSDFAPLVNGTNGLYLDIRKDFADLLNVQFANKVVETVQKGRVFKVQTDKYELISKTHRVAKAKPQTPSIQTPATPTPTPQKPAVVTPAKPTVFTPAKNEPVKTEVYIAPAALPQKEASLPNTGSTTSTALTTLGLGLLSMGAAFGLSRKTKKD; via the coding sequence TTGAAAAAATATACTATTTCACGTAAACAAACTTTAACTTTAGCTTCCATTGTTTTAGGAACGGTCTTCACAGGAACGACTATTGCTTCTGCTGATGACGTTGCACCTAGCACAACCCAAGCTGCTCCTGCAGCTACTACAACAGCAAAATCACCTATCACTACTGCAACAGAAGAAATCAACACCAAAGCCAATACACCAGTTGTTCCTGCTGATAAAGCAAAAACTGGGGATGTCATCGCTGTGGACGTCAAGAAAACTGGCCCATCTGCTAAAACAGACGGCGCAGACACCACCACTACTTCAACAGCAACCATCAAAACCACTAGCTTAGCCGATCAAGACACACCTGTGGGCACTCCAAAACCAGTCTCTTCAACTAAGACAGCTACATCCACAAAAGAAACAGCTGACTACACTGAGACAACTACAGAAACTGTCAATAAAACAACTGTAGTCGAAGTGACAAAAGAAGCAGATGTGGTCAATAAAAAAGAAGTCCAAGCAACATCCGACATCGTCTTTGTCATTGATAAATCAACTTCGATGGATTCACATATCAATGATACAATGAAGAACGTTGAGACCTTTGTTCGTAATTTATCTGCAAAAAATATCCAAGCACGCTTGGGATTGGTTGCATTTGAACGATCAGATCGTATACAATACTTTGATTTTAACGGATCAAAATTCACAACGGATCCAGAAAGTTTTATTTCTGCTCTGAAAACTATCAAAACCTATGGTGGTTATGAAAACACCACTGTTCCATTGCGCCACATCGCTACTTCAGAGGACTACAACTGGGGCACCGGAACAAACAATCATCGATTTGCATTCGTCATTACAGACGAGCCAATCGATATGAATACTCCATATAAGAATTCTCTCCCATCAAAAGAAGAAACTCTTCAATCATTGAAGGCAGCGAATATTTCCTTAACAGTTGTAGGACGCACAGTAGACCAGTCTGACTTTGCTCCATTGGTCAATGGGACAAATGGTCTCTACCTAGATATCCGCAAAGATTTTGCTGACTTGTTGAACGTTCAATTTGCCAATAAAGTTGTTGAAACTGTACAAAAAGGTCGTGTCTTCAAAGTCCAAACAGATAAGTATGAGTTGATTTCAAAAACTCACCGCGTGGCGAAAGCAAAACCACAAACGCCTAGCATCCAAACACCTGCAACACCGACTCCTACTCCTCAGAAACCGGCTGTTGTCACTCCTGCGAAACCGACAGTCTTCACACCAGCTAAAAACGAGCCTGTGAAAACAGAAGTCTATATCGCACCAGCAGCTCTTCCTCAAAAAGAAGCAAGCCTTCCAAATACAGGAAGCACGACCTCAACTGCCTTGACAACTCTTGGCCTTGGTCTTCTTAGCATGGGTGCTGCCTTTGGTCTCTCTCGTAAAACAAAGAAAGACTAA
- a CDS encoding sugar O-acetyltransferase, producing the protein MASEYEKMIAGDFYRPADPELRALAQASRKKQEAFNQEVDPKKGVAIIKEWFGSTGENLYLNRQVLVDYGVNIHLGENFYANYNLTMLDVCPITIGKNAMIGPNCQFLTPLHPLDPDERNSGLEYGAPITIGDNFWAGGGVTILPGVTLGDNVVAGAGAVVTKSFGDNVVLGGNPARVIKEIPVKKEKE; encoded by the coding sequence ATGGCCAGTGAATATGAAAAAATGATTGCGGGTGATTTTTATAGACCTGCGGACCCTGAATTACGGGCTTTGGCCCAAGCTTCTCGGAAGAAACAAGAAGCCTTTAACCAAGAGGTGGATCCCAAAAAAGGGGTAGCTATCATCAAAGAGTGGTTCGGTTCAACCGGTGAAAACCTCTATCTCAATCGCCAGGTTCTTGTAGATTATGGGGTTAATATCCATCTGGGAGAAAATTTCTATGCCAATTACAATTTGACCATGTTGGATGTATGTCCCATTACGATCGGAAAGAATGCCATGATTGGTCCTAATTGCCAATTTTTGACCCCCTTGCACCCACTGGATCCAGACGAGCGCAATTCTGGTCTTGAGTACGGGGCACCAATTACGATAGGAGACAACTTCTGGGCAGGAGGAGGGGTCACCATTCTTCCTGGTGTCACGCTGGGTGACAATGTGGTTGCTGGCGCAGGAGCAGTGGTCACAAAATCCTTTGGAGACAATGTGGTCCTTGGAGGAAATCCAGCCCGTGTCATTAAAGAAATACCTGTCAAAAAGGAGAAGGAATGA
- a CDS encoding TrkH family potassium uptake protein, producing MLDKLFFKQWRAKLTRLSPARRIFLSFALVILMGSLLLSLPFVQQVSSTAGYIDHLFTAVSMVCVTGLFTQSVASTYNGWGQLICMLLIQIGGLGILTFIGLFFMESRQKLSFKDRQTIRDSFSFSNNQSLTRFVRSIFITTFTIEGLGALLLMTRFIPRFGWGHGIFNSIFVAVSAFCNAGFDNFGGDSMMSFQTDWLVNLTLSALIITGGLGFMVWFDLATKTRNQSGRRTLRFHTKVVLWLTAAILLFGTVTSLLTEFNNPATIGSLPLGEKILVSFFQTVSMRTAGFASLDYTAVRPVTLFVYILQMFLGGAPGGTAGGMKITTFLVLLLLARKELLGLPHTNLGKRTISPDIVQRSFGTAVIFQLTFLLGLLGICLVTPDGQRFIYLVFEVVSALATVGVTANVTSTLNGAGLGIIMVLMFIGRIGPLTLMVSLNNYQAKKADTLQYAKADIIIG from the coding sequence ATGTTAGACAAACTATTTTTTAAACAATGGCGGGCCAAATTGACTCGCCTGTCTCCGGCAAGGCGGATCTTTCTCAGTTTTGCTTTGGTTATCCTGATGGGATCGCTCTTACTGAGTCTGCCCTTTGTCCAGCAAGTAAGCTCAACAGCAGGCTATATCGACCACCTCTTTACAGCAGTCTCTATGGTCTGTGTGACAGGACTCTTTACCCAGTCAGTGGCTTCGACCTATAATGGCTGGGGGCAACTCATCTGTATGCTCTTGATTCAGATTGGGGGCTTGGGGATTTTGACCTTTATTGGGCTCTTCTTTATGGAAAGTCGCCAAAAGCTCAGTTTCAAGGACCGGCAGACCATTCGGGATAGCTTTAGCTTTAGCAACAATCAAAGCTTGACCCGTTTTGTCCGCTCCATCTTTATCACCACCTTTACCATCGAAGGACTAGGGGCCCTGCTCCTCATGACTCGCTTTATTCCTCGCTTTGGCTGGGGCCATGGAATCTTTAACTCCATCTTTGTCGCGGTTTCCGCCTTTTGTAATGCGGGCTTTGATAATTTTGGGGGCGATAGTATGATGAGTTTCCAGACCGATTGGTTGGTCAATCTGACCTTATCTGCTCTGATCATTACTGGGGGCTTGGGCTTTATGGTCTGGTTTGACCTAGCCACCAAGACTCGTAACCAATCCGGACGACGGACTCTTCGCTTTCATACCAAGGTGGTCCTCTGGTTAACAGCTGCGATTCTCCTCTTTGGGACAGTAACCAGTCTCTTGACCGAGTTTAATAATCCGGCAACCATTGGGTCCCTGCCATTGGGAGAGAAGATTTTGGTCAGCTTCTTCCAAACGGTCAGTATGCGGACAGCTGGCTTTGCCTCACTGGATTATACTGCAGTCCGACCAGTAACGCTCTTTGTCTATATCCTCCAGATGTTTCTAGGTGGGGCACCAGGTGGTACCGCAGGAGGGATGAAGATCACCACCTTCCTGGTCCTCTTGCTTCTGGCTCGGAAAGAATTGTTGGGGCTACCGCATACTAACTTGGGAAAACGAACGATTTCACCAGACATTGTTCAACGTTCCTTTGGGACGGCGGTGATTTTCCAGTTGACCTTCTTACTGGGTCTGTTAGGAATCTGTTTGGTGACGCCGGATGGCCAACGCTTTATTTATCTGGTCTTTGAGGTGGTATCGGCTCTAGCGACAGTGGGAGTGACAGCTAATGTCACCTCAACCTTAAATGGAGCGGGACTAGGCATTATCATGGTGCTCATGTTTATCGGACGGATCGGTCCCTTGACCCTCATGGTCAGCTTGAATAATTACCAAGCCAAGAAGGCAGACACCTTGCAGTATGCTAAGGCAGACATCATTATCGGATAG
- a CDS encoding DEAD/DEAH box helicase family protein, with the protein MLQELAFIGQWRHYQKRVLDKSEAFMADGHLHLVAAPGSGKTTLGIEFIRRFGQPTLILAPTVTIRQQWVDRIVQAFLKDENQAGQLISQDLKHPKLITVATYQALHSAMNQVVGQSQIEDTDDQAEIETFDFKGFDIFTTFKAISLGTLCLDECHHLRNEWWKSLEAFRQAFPDLKMISLTATPPYEGDPALWERYIRMCGEIDEEITVPELVKEETLCPHQDYVYFAFPTKEEQEQLDAFSQQKNALLQQLTSDPLFCQYLQNCQALSGQISDDELLNDPKYLSATLIFLRSKGIDFPQRFQDLLGAKKLPAFTMDWLEILLQGLLFQVPHWYNLPEEYEKQVLHELKAASLIDRKQVKLVRNKKQDLLLNQSLGKLNAVREIFKAEYQALGSQLRQLVLTDYIRQDFEVHLGDKDAQFTQLGVLSYFESIRRESLEQATPPAIAVLTGSIVIIPTVAKPRLEELLGENRLTYQSVGQLSPDDFLKVRLVGSQHDLVTAVTQLFQEGLIQVVIGTKSLLGEGWDAPCVNSLILASFVGSFMLSNQMRGRAIRVWPEDPDKTSNIWHLVSINLSLKKWYEKSDLEKEEIEALTDQLKEYSPDLELLERRMKQFLGLHYKEPFIESGIERLAFDNIRYTKKQLQKLNEETLERSTHRQELRDGWQKALPILENMEIANEVQVDKHFLPLALFFDARKLARWLTAATLTDAFANLFYYSHRGGGNKASLILLFVLAVLALLAWLRYYLYKNPYKRLEVFGQAIHQALLLSGQIQTQATRIQVVRDRKDAINTLIYLKGGSMREKEVFSQTMIEFFAPIENQRYILKAQEKVSDQTEYFAVPSLFDKRKEDAQAFVEQIRKSLGKYDLVYTRSAEGRAILLDARIKALANKQERTFTKKQVMSDLK; encoded by the coding sequence ATGTTACAAGAACTAGCCTTTATAGGCCAATGGAGACACTATCAAAAACGCGTCCTCGATAAGAGTGAGGCTTTTATGGCGGATGGCCACCTGCATTTGGTGGCGGCTCCTGGCTCTGGAAAAACAACCCTGGGAATCGAATTTATCCGACGCTTTGGGCAACCAACTCTTATCCTGGCACCTACAGTCACGATTCGCCAGCAATGGGTCGACCGGATTGTCCAAGCATTCTTGAAAGATGAAAACCAAGCGGGGCAATTGATCTCTCAGGACCTCAAACATCCTAAGCTGATTACAGTGGCTACCTATCAGGCCCTCCACAGTGCCATGAATCAAGTCGTCGGCCAATCACAAATCGAGGATACCGATGACCAGGCAGAGATTGAAACATTTGATTTCAAAGGCTTTGATATCTTTACTACTTTCAAAGCCATCTCACTTGGGACCCTTTGTTTAGATGAATGTCACCACTTGCGCAATGAATGGTGGAAGAGTTTGGAAGCCTTTCGCCAAGCCTTCCCTGACTTAAAGATGATCTCCCTCACTGCTACCCCTCCCTATGAAGGGGACCCTGCTCTTTGGGAACGCTATATCCGCATGTGTGGTGAGATTGATGAGGAAATTACGGTTCCCGAATTGGTCAAGGAAGAAACCCTTTGTCCCCATCAGGACTATGTCTACTTTGCCTTTCCAACCAAGGAAGAGCAAGAGCAGTTGGACGCCTTTAGCCAACAAAAGAATGCTCTCTTGCAACAACTGACTTCCGATCCCCTCTTTTGCCAATACCTGCAAAACTGCCAGGCCTTATCGGGTCAGATCAGCGATGATGAATTGCTCAATGATCCCAAGTATCTCTCTGCTACCCTGATCTTTCTTCGAAGCAAGGGAATCGACTTTCCCCAACGTTTCCAGGACCTTTTAGGAGCCAAAAAACTCCCTGCTTTCACCATGGACTGGCTTGAAATTCTCCTGCAAGGTCTGCTCTTTCAGGTGCCTCACTGGTACAATCTACCTGAGGAATACGAGAAGCAAGTCCTCCATGAACTAAAAGCAGCCAGCTTGATCGATCGAAAACAGGTCAAACTGGTCCGCAACAAAAAACAAGACCTCCTGCTCAACCAATCCCTCGGAAAACTCAATGCAGTTCGAGAAATTTTCAAGGCGGAATACCAGGCTCTTGGAAGTCAACTGCGCCAACTGGTCTTAACAGACTATATCCGCCAAGACTTTGAAGTTCATCTAGGAGATAAGGACGCCCAATTTACTCAATTGGGAGTGCTCTCTTATTTCGAATCTATTCGCAGGGAAAGCTTAGAGCAAGCAACTCCTCCTGCCATCGCTGTCTTGACCGGCAGTATCGTCATCATCCCGACGGTCGCTAAGCCAAGATTAGAAGAACTTCTAGGAGAGAATCGTTTGACTTACCAAAGTGTCGGCCAATTATCCCCTGATGACTTTCTCAAGGTTCGCTTGGTTGGTTCTCAACATGATTTGGTGACAGCTGTGACCCAGCTCTTTCAAGAAGGGCTTATCCAGGTTGTCATTGGAACCAAGTCTCTTCTAGGAGAAGGTTGGGATGCTCCTTGCGTCAACTCCCTGATCCTAGCGAGCTTTGTCGGCAGTTTCATGCTCAGCAACCAAATGCGGGGTCGTGCCATTCGAGTGTGGCCTGAGGATCCAGACAAGACTAGCAACATCTGGCATCTGGTCTCCATCAATCTTTCCCTAAAGAAATGGTATGAAAAGTCCGATCTTGAAAAAGAAGAGATCGAAGCCCTCACTGATCAGCTGAAAGAATATAGTCCTGATCTGGAGCTCTTAGAAAGACGGATGAAGCAATTTTTAGGTCTCCATTACAAGGAGCCCTTCATCGAATCCGGTATCGAACGCCTAGCCTTTGACAATATCCGCTATACCAAAAAACAGTTGCAGAAACTCAATGAAGAAACCTTAGAGCGGTCCACCCATCGTCAAGAACTCCGGGATGGCTGGCAAAAAGCCCTGCCGATTCTGGAGAATATGGAGATTGCAAATGAGGTCCAAGTGGATAAACACTTCCTGCCCCTGGCCCTATTTTTTGACGCTAGAAAGCTAGCTCGTTGGCTGACGGCCGCCACTTTGACCGATGCTTTCGCCAACCTTTTTTACTATTCACATAGAGGAGGAGGGAATAAAGCGTCTCTAATTCTTCTATTCGTTTTAGCTGTTCTCGCTCTCCTTGCCTGGCTGCGCTACTATCTCTATAAGAACCCTTATAAACGGTTAGAAGTCTTCGGCCAGGCTATTCACCAAGCCCTGCTCCTTTCAGGTCAGATCCAGACTCAAGCAACCCGCATCCAAGTCGTGCGAGATCGAAAGGATGCCATCAACACGCTGATTTATTTGAAGGGCGGAAGCATGCGAGAGAAAGAAGTCTTTTCGCAAACCATGATCGAATTTTTCGCACCGATTGAAAATCAACGCTATATCTTGAAAGCACAGGAAAAGGTATCCGATCAAACAGAATATTTCGCTGTACCAAGCCTCTTTGACAAACGGAAAGAGGATGCTCAAGCCTTTGTGGAGCAAATCCGAAAGAGCCTAGGTAAGTATGACCTCGTCTATACCCGAAGTGCCGAAGGTCGCGCCATTCTCCTAGATGCGCGCATTAAGGCCTTAGCTAATAAACAAGAGCGTACCTTCACGAAGAAACAAGTGATGTCGGATTTGAAATAA
- a CDS encoding Cof-type HAD-IIB family hydrolase → MSHIRLIISDIDGTILNDHHQIDPQLAALIPDLKREEIPFVLASARSPKGMAPIAKELGIEDCPMACYNGALIQKGEQVLFEHPLDKTEARHFIDWATQHFPQVSINLYSGKDWMTDHLDQWSQEEARITGEKPLILPLLDPLQDTTRPLHKLLLIGEAEEIQALYRAVPADDFPSTAFYLSKANYLEVTAKHVSKEDALVELANHYHLSLEEVLTMGDNFNDLPMLKKAGIGVAMGNAPQEVKDEAAVVTKTNNENGAGQAVEAYVLI, encoded by the coding sequence ATGTCTCACATTCGTCTCATCATCAGCGATATCGATGGCACCATCTTAAATGACCACCATCAGATTGATCCACAGTTGGCAGCATTGATCCCAGATTTAAAACGTGAAGAGATTCCTTTCGTGCTGGCCTCTGCTCGCTCCCCAAAAGGGATGGCACCCATTGCCAAAGAGCTCGGCATAGAGGACTGTCCCATGGCCTGCTACAACGGGGCCTTGATCCAAAAAGGAGAACAAGTTCTTTTTGAGCATCCCTTGGACAAGACGGAAGCCCGGCACTTTATCGACTGGGCCACCCAACACTTCCCTCAAGTTTCGATCAACCTCTATAGCGGAAAAGACTGGATGACCGATCATCTCGACCAATGGAGCCAAGAGGAGGCCCGGATTACAGGAGAAAAACCTCTCATTCTCCCCCTATTGGATCCTTTGCAGGATACGACAAGGCCCCTCCACAAATTGCTCTTAATTGGAGAAGCAGAAGAGATCCAAGCCCTCTATCGTGCAGTTCCCGCCGACGACTTTCCTTCTACCGCCTTTTATCTCTCCAAAGCCAACTACCTAGAAGTCACGGCTAAGCACGTCTCTAAAGAGGATGCTCTGGTTGAGCTCGCCAACCACTACCACTTGAGCTTAGAAGAAGTCCTCACCATGGGGGACAACTTCAATGACCTTCCTATGCTCAAAAAAGCAGGCATCGGTGTCGCTATGGGCAACGCTCCTCAAGAGGTGAAAGACGAAGCAGCAGTCGTGACAAAGACCAACAATGAAAACGGGGCTGGGCAAGCGGTTGAAGCCTATGTCCTGATTTAG
- a CDS encoding DeoR/GlpR family DNA-binding transcription regulator, producing MYQEQRLEKILELLEERKQLSAKEMVDYFKVSKDTIRRDFALLSQRQLVRRTHGGLLPLNKEPGPSYLDRSQKANKEKTAMAQKALQLIQDGQVIFLDVSTSMTLLAGLLNKEVTVYSHSLDNAIQLSSHSQVDFHLLGGKFYTKNRFYYDANQAQILDNLRFDLAFFGASSLANGEVTFEDAEDVAVKSLVFERTRTKVLVAESSKFSQNANYYLARLKQFDYWITDQKPSPDILRQVGNETTILY from the coding sequence ATGTACCAGGAACAACGGCTCGAAAAAATCCTAGAACTTTTAGAAGAGCGAAAACAGCTATCAGCTAAAGAAATGGTTGATTACTTTAAGGTCTCAAAAGATACTATTCGCAGAGACTTTGCCCTCCTTAGCCAACGCCAGCTGGTTCGTAGGACCCATGGTGGACTCCTCCCCTTAAACAAAGAACCCGGCCCTTCTTACCTAGACCGTAGTCAGAAAGCCAACAAGGAAAAGACTGCTATGGCTCAAAAGGCCCTGCAATTGATCCAAGATGGCCAAGTGATCTTTCTCGACGTTTCTACCTCGATGACCCTGCTTGCTGGCTTGCTTAATAAGGAAGTCACAGTCTATTCGCATTCCCTTGACAATGCCATCCAGCTCAGTAGCCATTCCCAGGTTGACTTTCATCTTTTAGGAGGAAAATTCTACACTAAAAACCGCTTCTACTATGACGCGAATCAAGCACAGATACTGGACAATCTTCGCTTTGATCTCGCTTTTTTTGGAGCGAGTAGCTTAGCCAATGGCGAAGTCACCTTTGAGGATGCTGAAGACGTTGCAGTCAAGTCCCTCGTTTTTGAACGAACTCGTACCAAGGTGCTGGTGGCAGAAAGTAGCAAGTTCTCCCAAAATGCCAACTACTATCTTGCCCGTCTCAAACAATTTGACTATTGGATCACTGACCAAAAACCAAGCCCTGACATCCTTAGACAAGTCGGTAACGAAACTACTATTCTCTACTAG